A genome region from Brassica oleracea var. oleracea cultivar TO1000 chromosome C2, BOL, whole genome shotgun sequence includes the following:
- the LOC106323569 gene encoding bacteriocin microcin B17-like, translating into MAVTMETVVEEAVNTAMEAVVVMEVMVEDVSVDTMVVVGGGGYSSGGDGGGYSGGGYSGGSGGYCSGSSGGYGGDGGRCECGYNGGGWWRWLLEWRRWWWIRWR; encoded by the coding sequence ATGGCGGTTACGATGGAGACCGTGGTGGAGGAAGCGGTGAATACCGCAATGGAGGCAGTGGTGGTTATGGAGGTGATGGTGGAAGACGTGAGTGTGGATACAATGGTGGTGGTTGGTGGAGGTGGCTACTCGAGTGGAGGAGATGGTGGTGGATACAGTGGTGGTGGATACAGTGGAGGAAGCGGTGGATACTGCAGTGGAAGCAGTGGTGGTTATGGAGGCGATGGTGGAAGATGTGAGTGTGGATACAATGGTGGTGGTTGGTGGAGGTGGCTACTCGAGTGGAGGAGATGGTGGTGGATACGGTGGAGGTAG
- the LOC106327402 gene encoding probable protein phosphatase 2C 14 yields METRLSTPFSVPKLPSLKRKRPPQIEIPNILQEIQSDDLRFRDSAHQNDAVCSGGNGFGVVSRKGKKKFMEDSHRVAPCSVGSSDTSFFGVYDGHGGCKAADFVAENLHKNVLEMLKDCKEKEEAFKAAYLRTDRDFLEEGVVSGACCVTALIQNQEMIVSNLGDCRAVLCRGGVAEALTTDHRAGRDDERKRIENQGGYLEFHRGAWRVHGILAISRSIGDAHLKKWVVAEPETRILDLEQDMEFLVLASDGLWDVVSNQEAVDTVLSVLAQRKTPRETEDEGLFKGLVNVSPSSKLRRVSLVKQRKELLPAQSPKCAKPYHSENESPSYHEMGSPPSKARKITALKRIKMKAESSWAKAASKELVNLAVSRGSMDDITVVIVDLNHYKC; encoded by the exons ATGGAAACTAGACTAAGCACCCCTTTCTCGGTCCCAAAGCTGCCGTCTTTGAAGAGAAAGAGACCTCCCCAGATAGAAATCCCCAATATCCTCCAAGAAATTCAATCTGATGACCTCAGATTCAGAGACTCTGCTCACCAAAACGACGCCGTGTGCTCCGGAGGAAACGGGTTCGGCGTTGTCTCCAGAAAGGGGAAGAAGAAGTTCATGGAAGACAGTCACAGAGTTGCTCCTTGTTCTGTCGGAAGCTCAGACACG AGCTTCTTTGGAGTTTATGATGGCCATGGAGGTTGTAAAGCTGCAGACTTTGTAGCTGAGAATCTGCACAAGAATGTTCTTGAGATGCTGAAGGATTGCAAGGAGAAAGAAGAAGCCTTTAAAGCTGCTTATTTGAGGACTGATCGTGATTTCCTGGAAGAG GGTGTAGTGAGTGGTGCCTGCTGTGTTACAGCTTTGATACAAAACCAGGAGATGATTGTCTCGAATTTGGGAGATTGTAGAGCTGTTCTTTGTCGTGGAGGAGTAGCTGAGGCTCTTACAACTGATCACAGAGCTGGAAGAGACGATGAACGCAAAAGAATCGAGAATCAG GGAGGTTATTTGGAGTTCCATCGAGGGGCCTGGCGAGTTCATGGAATACTAGCTATCTCCAGAAGCATTGGGGATGCACATTTAAAGAAATGGGTGGTTGCTGAACCGGAGACACGAATACTCGATTTGGAACAAGATATGGAGTTTCTTGTCTTAGCTTCTGATGGACTCTGGGATGTGGTTAGTAACCAAGAAGCAGTTGACACTGTACTGAGCGTTCTAGCTCAGAGAAAGACACCTAGAGAAACCGAGGACGAGGGTTTGTTCAAGGGGCTGGTCAATGTAAGTCCATCTTCAAAACTTCGGCGAGTTTCGCTTGTAAAGCAAAGAAAGGAGTTGTTGCCAGCTCAATCTCCCAAGTGTGCAAAACCTTACCACTCAGAGAATGAATCACCCTCCTACCATGAAATGGGGAGTCCACCTTCGAAGGCACGGAAGATCACCGCCTTGAAGCGAATAAAGATGAAGGCTGAGTCTTCTTGGGCCAAGGCGGCTTCCAAAGAGCTTGTGAACCTTGCCGTGAGTAGAGGTAGTATGGATGATATCACAGTGGTGATTGTTGATCTCAACCACTATAAATGCTGA
- the LOC106327403 gene encoding alpha-L-fucosidase 3-like: protein MKSIISSLFALSLLSLSSAHAQCHFPAIFNFGDSNSDTGGLSAAFGQAGPPHGITFPGSPAGRYCDGRLVIDFIAESFGLPYLSPFLDSVGSNFSHGANFATAGSPIRAVNTTFRRTGYSPFSLDVQAVQFSNFHNRSQIVRSRGGIYTTMLPEANSFSKALYTIDIGQNDLTAGYFAKKTVKEIGTTDVPELISQFKTAVTNIYKEGGRYFWIHNTGPIGCLAYVIEWFPLHESDFDAHGCASPLNHLAQQFNDGLSQAVTELRASLSEAAITYVDVYSIKYELFAHAQEHGFSKSLVSCCGYGGKYNYNRKTGCGKKIIVDGKEVLIGKSCDEPDKAIVWDGIHLTQAANKIIFGKIAAGLSMACHKQ, encoded by the exons ATGAAGTCAATCATATCTTCATTGTTTGCTCTCTCGTTACTTTCACTATCATCAGCCCATGCTCAATGCCATTTCCCAGCAATCTTCAACTTCGGCGACTCTAACTCCGACACCGGCGGTCTCTCTGCCGCTTTTGGCCAGGCTGGTCCTCCTCACGGAATTACCTTCCCCGGCTCACCCGCCGGGAGGTACTGTGACGGTCGCCTCGTCATTGACTTCATAG CGGAGAGTTTTGGATTACCGTATCTAAGTCCGTTCCTAGACTCGGTCGGTTCAAACTTCAGCCATGGCGCTAACTTCGCCACGGCGGGATCTCCCATCAGAGCTGTCAACACCACTTTTCGTCGAACTGGATACAGTCCATTTTCACTCGATGTTCAGGCCGTACAATTCTCCAACTTCCACAACAGATCCCAAATAGTTCGCAGTCGCG GAGGAATATATACGACAATGCTGCCTGAAGCTAACAGTTTCTCCAAGGCGTTGTACACTATTGACATCGGACAAAACGATCTCACTGCTGGTTACTTCGCAAAAAAGACCGTAAAAGAAATTGGAACCACCGATGTTCCTGAGCTCATCAGCCAGTTCAAGACTGCTGTCACG AATATATACAAAGAAGGAGGGAGATACTTCTGGATTCACAACACAGGACCCATCGGTTGTTTAGCTTATGTGATCGAGTGGTTTCCGCTCCATGAATCAGACTTTGACGCACACGGATGTGCCTCTCCCTTGAATCATTTGGCTCAACAGTTCAACGACGGCTTGTCACAAGCCGTGACCGAGCTTAGAGCTTCTTTGTCTGAAGCTGCCATTACTTACGTAGATGTATACTCTATCAAATACGAGTTGTTCGCTCACGCACAGGAACATGGGTTCAGTAAGTCGTTGGTCTCTTGTTGTGGCTATGGAGGGAAATACAATTACAACAGGAAGACTGGGTGTGGGAAGAAGATTATTGTGGATGGCAAAGAGGTTTTAATTGGAAAATCGTGCGATGAGCCTGACAAGGCTATCGTGTGGGACGGTATACACCTCACTCAGGCTGCTAATAAAATTATATTCGGTAAGATCGCAGCTGGGCTGAGCATGGCCTGTCACAAGCAGTGA